A single Comamonas sp. NLF-1-9 DNA region contains:
- the yjgA gene encoding ribosome biogenesis factor YjgA: protein MPRKPTRGYYVKGQFIAEGSELDEHYKAELRGTTGQSKTERKRESAELQALGEALLKLGAERLAGLQLPDRLLEALAQARRITAFEGRRRQMQLVGKLMRKLDEELLARVRAALDADGSAQRQDTLVLHQAEQWRDRLLADDAALAEWLQQHPDSDIQHLRALIRQARKDKPEESAAETSQGQAPRKSRAHRELFQALRAQLLASGEPAIDGEEQAND from the coding sequence ATGCCACGCAAACCCACCAGAGGCTATTACGTCAAGGGGCAGTTCATCGCCGAAGGCAGCGAGCTGGACGAACACTACAAGGCCGAACTGCGCGGCACCACAGGCCAGAGCAAGACCGAGCGCAAGCGCGAAAGCGCCGAGCTGCAGGCGCTGGGCGAGGCCTTGCTCAAGCTCGGCGCCGAGCGCCTGGCCGGCCTGCAGCTGCCCGACAGACTGCTCGAAGCCCTGGCCCAGGCGCGGCGCATCACCGCCTTTGAAGGGCGCCGGCGTCAGATGCAGCTGGTAGGCAAGCTGATGCGCAAGCTCGACGAAGAGCTGCTTGCCCGCGTGCGCGCCGCGCTCGACGCCGACGGCTCCGCCCAGCGCCAGGACACGCTGGTGCTGCACCAGGCCGAACAGTGGCGCGATCGCCTGTTGGCAGACGACGCGGCCCTGGCCGAATGGCTGCAGCAGCACCCGGACAGCGACATCCAGCACCTGCGTGCGCTGATCCGCCAGGCGCGCAAGGACAAGCCCGAGGAGAGCGCCGCCGAGACCTCACAAGGCCAGGCGCCGCGCAAGAGCCGCGCGCACCGCGAGCTGTTTCAGGCGCTGCGCGCGCAGTTGCTGGCGTCGGGCGAGCCGGCCATCGACGGCGAGGAGCAAGCCAATGACTGA
- a CDS encoding I78 family peptidase inhibitor, with protein sequence MRIRLWLAAACALGMAACTTSMPGQQQAQPAPLGRSDAPAGGTCAAAGAQAVVGKAASAQVVEQARVAAGARMARVLHPGQVTTKEFDAQRLNLEVNAKGVILAARCG encoded by the coding sequence ATGAGGATTCGACTCTGGTTGGCCGCGGCGTGCGCGCTCGGCATGGCGGCGTGCACTACCAGCATGCCTGGGCAGCAGCAGGCGCAGCCCGCGCCCCTGGGGCGCAGCGATGCACCGGCGGGCGGCACCTGCGCTGCCGCTGGTGCGCAGGCCGTCGTGGGCAAGGCGGCCAGCGCCCAGGTGGTGGAGCAGGCCCGGGTGGCCGCCGGCGCGCGCATGGCGCGGGTGCTGCACCCGGGGCAGGTGACGACCAAGGAATTCGACGCGCAGCGGCTGAATCTGGAAGTCAACGCCAAGGGCGTGATCCTGGCTGCGCGCTGCGGCTGA
- a CDS encoding serine/threonine-protein kinase, with the protein MSTPSPKVKPAALPENTMIGGYRIVRKLAAGGFGVVYLALDREGQQVAIKEYLPASLATRSPGELQPQVATEKLSLYRLGLKSFFEEGRALAQIAHSSVVTVLNFFRENETVYMVMNYLEGASLQEFIITARSLKQEKVFRESTIRSLFDEVLRGLRVVHQHRMLHLDIKPANVFITDDNRSVLIDFGAAREVLSKEGNFVRPMYTPGFAAPEMYRRDSALGPWTDIYAIGACMYACMHGYPPPEAPQRQSKDKLTASLQKLRGVYSDNLIELVEWCMALGPLERPQSVFTLQKELSREGERRYTRLSMAEKMRMQLDSFVSDVKKPNSPKPSIASATGMRPK; encoded by the coding sequence ATGTCCACGCCCTCGCCCAAGGTCAAGCCGGCAGCGCTGCCGGAAAACACCATGATCGGCGGCTACCGCATCGTGCGCAAGCTCGCTGCGGGCGGTTTTGGCGTGGTCTATCTGGCGCTCGATCGCGAAGGCCAGCAGGTAGCGATCAAGGAATACCTTCCGGCCTCGCTCGCCACGCGCTCGCCCGGCGAACTGCAGCCCCAGGTGGCGACCGAAAAACTCTCGCTGTACCGGCTGGGCCTGAAGAGCTTTTTCGAAGAGGGGCGCGCGCTCGCGCAGATTGCCCACTCTTCGGTGGTGACGGTGCTCAACTTCTTTCGCGAGAACGAGACCGTCTACATGGTCATGAACTACCTGGAGGGCGCGTCGCTGCAGGAGTTCATCATCACCGCGCGCTCGCTCAAGCAGGAGAAGGTGTTTCGCGAATCCACCATCCGCTCGCTGTTCGACGAGGTGCTGCGCGGCCTGCGCGTGGTGCACCAGCACCGCATGCTGCACCTGGACATCAAGCCTGCCAATGTTTTCATCACGGACGACAACCGCTCGGTGCTGATCGACTTCGGCGCGGCGCGCGAGGTGCTGTCCAAGGAAGGCAACTTCGTGCGCCCGATGTACACGCCGGGCTTTGCCGCACCCGAGATGTACCGGCGCGACTCGGCGCTGGGGCCGTGGACCGACATCTATGCGATCGGCGCCTGCATGTATGCCTGCATGCACGGCTATCCGCCGCCGGAGGCGCCGCAGCGCCAGAGCAAGGACAAGCTCACCGCCTCGCTGCAGAAGCTGCGCGGCGTGTATTCGGACAACCTGATCGAGCTCGTCGAATGGTGCATGGCGCTGGGGCCGCTGGAGCGGCCGCAGTCGGTGTTCACGCTGCAAAAAGAGCTCTCGCGCGAGGGTGAGCGCCGTTACACGCGCCTGTCCATGGCCGAGAAGATGCGCATGCAGCTCGACTCCTTCGTCTCCGACGTCAAGAAACCCAATTCACCCAAACCCAGCATCGCTTCGGCAACGGGGATGCGCCCGAAATGA
- the hemW gene encoding radical SAM family heme chaperone HemW has protein sequence MNPQTTPLQDVQHYIGPGPLRLPSLPPLSVYVHIPWCLKKCPYCDFNSHALQEGEGAPEARYIDALTADLEAALPLVWGRTVSSIFIGGGTPSLFSPEAIDRLIAMVRARLMLEAGCEITLEANPGTFEKDRFKAFRDAGVTRLSIGVQSFNDAHLKAIGRVHDAAQARAAAGEAAQCFETFNLDLMYALPGQSVAELEQDVRTALSFAPPHLSIYHLTVEPNTLFAKYPPRLPDDDTAWEMLDRISALTAAQGLERYEVSAYAKAAHRCTHNINYWSFGDYIGIGAGAHGKLSFAHRVVRQVRYRDPRHYMEHALAGNAVAQEHEVSKQDLAFEFMLNALRLKDGFLVRDFCTRTGQPVTAITQGLKAAEAKGLLKTNLVHVQPTQKGFDFLSDLQGMFLPA, from the coding sequence ATGAACCCACAGACCACGCCGCTGCAGGACGTGCAGCACTACATCGGCCCGGGGCCTCTGCGCCTGCCCAGCCTGCCACCGCTGTCGGTTTACGTGCACATTCCCTGGTGCCTGAAGAAGTGCCCCTACTGCGACTTCAACTCGCACGCGCTCCAGGAGGGCGAAGGCGCGCCCGAAGCGCGCTACATCGACGCCCTCACCGCCGACCTGGAAGCCGCGCTGCCCCTGGTCTGGGGCCGCACCGTAAGCAGCATCTTCATCGGCGGGGGCACGCCCAGCCTGTTCTCGCCCGAAGCCATAGACCGGCTGATCGCGATGGTCCGCGCCCGCCTGATGCTGGAAGCTGGCTGCGAGATCACGCTGGAAGCGAACCCCGGCACCTTCGAGAAAGACCGCTTCAAGGCCTTTCGCGACGCTGGCGTGACCCGCCTGTCCATCGGCGTGCAAAGCTTCAACGACGCCCACCTCAAAGCCATAGGCCGGGTGCACGACGCGGCGCAGGCGCGCGCCGCCGCCGGGGAAGCCGCACAGTGCTTTGAAACCTTCAACCTCGACCTGATGTACGCCCTGCCCGGCCAGAGCGTGGCCGAGCTGGAGCAGGACGTGCGCACCGCGCTGTCGTTTGCGCCGCCGCACCTGTCTATCTACCACCTGACCGTGGAGCCCAACACGCTGTTTGCCAAGTACCCGCCGCGCCTGCCCGACGACGACACCGCCTGGGAGATGCTCGACCGCATCAGCGCGCTGACGGCCGCCCAGGGACTGGAGCGCTACGAAGTCTCGGCCTACGCCAAAGCCGCGCACCGCTGCACGCACAACATCAACTACTGGTCGTTTGGCGACTACATCGGCATAGGCGCGGGCGCGCACGGCAAGCTGAGCTTTGCCCACCGCGTGGTGCGCCAGGTGCGCTACCGCGACCCCAGGCACTACATGGAGCACGCGCTGGCGGGCAACGCCGTGGCGCAAGAGCACGAGGTGAGCAAACAGGACCTGGCCTTCGAGTTCATGCTCAACGCCCTGCGTCTGAAGGACGGCTTTCTGGTGCGCGACTTCTGCACCCGCACCGGCCAGCCGGTGACAGCCATCACCCAGGGCCTGAAGGCCGCCGAGGCCAAGGGCCTGCTCAAGACCAACCTCGTGCACGTGCAGCCGACGCAAAAGGGCTTTGACTTCCTGAGCGATCTGCAGGGAATGTTCCTGCCTGCCTGA
- the mog gene encoding molybdopterin adenylyltransferase — translation MTEAAALPAPEPVRVGIVSISDRASSGAYEDRGLPALRDWLTRALLNPLDFEARLIADEQEQISAALTELADAGCALILTTGGTGPAPRDVTPEATLAVADKVMPGFGEQMRRIGQHFVPTAILSRQVAVVRGQSLIINLPGQPKAIAETLEGLRDEEGSTVVPGIFAAVPYCIDLIGGPYLETVDAVCKAFRPRSAIRHTR, via the coding sequence ATGACTGAAGCCGCTGCCCTGCCCGCGCCCGAGCCGGTGCGCGTCGGCATCGTCTCGATCAGCGACCGCGCGAGCAGCGGCGCCTATGAAGACCGGGGCCTGCCCGCGCTCAGGGACTGGCTCACGCGCGCGCTGCTCAACCCCCTGGACTTTGAAGCCCGGCTGATTGCCGACGAGCAGGAGCAGATCAGCGCCGCCCTGACGGAGCTGGCCGACGCGGGCTGCGCGCTCATCCTGACCACCGGCGGCACCGGCCCCGCGCCGCGCGACGTGACGCCTGAAGCCACGCTGGCCGTAGCCGACAAGGTGATGCCCGGTTTTGGCGAGCAGATGCGCCGCATCGGCCAGCACTTCGTGCCCACCGCCATCCTCTCGCGCCAGGTCGCCGTGGTGCGCGGCCAGAGCCTGATCATCAACCTGCCGGGCCAGCCCAAGGCCATCGCCGAAACGCTGGAAGGCCTGAGGGACGAGGAAGGCAGCACCGTGGTGCCGGGCATCTTTGCCGCCGTGCCCTATTGCATCGACCTGATCGGCGGGCCTTACCTGGAAACCGTGGACGCCGTCTGCAAGGCGTTTCGCCCCCGCAGCGCCATCCGCCACACGCGCTGA
- the rdgB gene encoding RdgB/HAM1 family non-canonical purine NTP pyrophosphatase, whose amino-acid sequence MKLVLASHNSGKLAELQALMAPLGVQLIAQGELGVSAPEEPFHTFVENALVKARHASGATGLPALADDAGLCIAAFGGAPGVQTASYATRLGYEQSDANNVRALLEQMAGVQDRRATMVSTLVAVRNPQDPEPLIAVGRVSGEITQAPRGSGGFGFDPVMFLPEFGKTFAELPTELKNAHSHRGRAVQQMLALMREYWL is encoded by the coding sequence ATGAAACTTGTTCTTGCCTCGCACAACAGCGGAAAGCTCGCCGAACTGCAGGCCTTGATGGCTCCGCTGGGGGTGCAACTCATCGCCCAGGGCGAGCTCGGGGTGAGCGCGCCCGAAGAGCCGTTTCACACCTTCGTGGAAAACGCCCTGGTCAAGGCGCGCCACGCCAGCGGCGCTACCGGCCTGCCCGCGCTGGCCGACGACGCGGGCCTGTGCATCGCGGCCTTCGGCGGCGCGCCGGGCGTGCAGACCGCAAGCTACGCCACGCGCCTGGGCTACGAGCAAAGCGACGCCAACAACGTGCGTGCGCTGCTTGAACAAATGGCGGGCGTGCAGGACCGGCGCGCCACCATGGTCAGCACCCTGGTAGCAGTGCGCAACCCGCAAGACCCCGAGCCCTTGATCGCCGTCGGGCGCGTGAGCGGCGAGATCACCCAGGCGCCACGCGGCAGTGGCGGCTTCGGTTTTGACCCGGTGATGTTCCTGCCCGAGTTCGGCAAAACCTTTGCCGAGCTGCCCACCGAGCTGAAAAACGCCCACAGCCACAGGGGTCGGGCGGTGCAGCAGATGCTCGCGCTCATGCGAGAGTACTGGCTCTGA
- a CDS encoding YicC/YloC family endoribonuclease yields the protein MAVYSMTGYASIQLQPDDTTGKGGAARLGLELRSVNSRFLDLSLRLADELRAHEAMVRSMVGAALQRGKVEVRAFVDLGEQGALQLPASDALQRLASVQAGVRAWLPEAAALSVADALRLGGQVGAARQDWAKPLQQALAQALDALKQARAAEGERLAAMLLGRVQQLRALARRAEPMVPELVRQQRERFLERWEQAMQLSAASATPQAVQERALAEATAYAMRIDVAEEITRLDSHLDEIARLIEGGGEIGKRLDFLIQELHREANTLGSKSASMELTRISVDMKVLIEQMREQVQNIE from the coding sequence ATGGCAGTTTATAGCATGACGGGTTACGCCAGCATCCAGCTGCAACCCGACGATACGACAGGCAAAGGCGGCGCCGCGCGCCTGGGTCTGGAGCTGCGTTCGGTCAACAGCCGCTTCCTCGATTTGTCGCTGCGCCTGGCCGATGAATTGCGCGCGCACGAGGCCATGGTGCGCTCCATGGTGGGCGCGGCGCTGCAGCGCGGCAAGGTGGAAGTGCGCGCCTTCGTCGACCTGGGCGAGCAGGGCGCGCTGCAACTGCCCGCAAGCGACGCGCTGCAGCGTCTGGCCAGCGTGCAGGCGGGCGTGCGCGCCTGGCTGCCCGAGGCAGCGGCGCTCAGCGTGGCCGACGCGCTGCGCCTGGGCGGGCAGGTGGGAGCGGCGCGCCAGGACTGGGCCAAGCCGCTGCAGCAGGCGCTGGCGCAGGCGCTCGATGCGCTCAAGCAGGCGCGCGCCGCCGAGGGCGAGCGCCTTGCCGCGATGCTGCTGGGCCGGGTGCAGCAGCTGCGCGCGCTGGCGCGGCGTGCCGAGCCCATGGTGCCCGAACTGGTGCGCCAGCAGCGCGAGCGCTTTCTCGAACGCTGGGAGCAGGCCATGCAGCTGAGCGCGGCCAGCGCCACGCCCCAGGCGGTGCAGGAACGCGCGCTGGCCGAAGCCACGGCCTACGCCATGCGCATCGACGTGGCCGAGGAGATCACCCGCCTGGATTCGCACCTGGACGAGATCGCGCGCCTGATCGAGGGCGGCGGCGAGATCGGCAAGCGCCTGGACTTCCTGATCCAGGAGCTGCACCGCGAGGCCAATACCCTGGGCTCCAAATCCGCCAGCATGGAGCTCACGCGCATCAGCGTGGACATGAAGGTGCTGATCGAGCAGATGCGCGAGCAGGTGCAGAATATCGAATGA
- a CDS encoding bifunctional (p)ppGpp synthetase/guanosine-3',5'-bis(diphosphate) 3'-pyrophosphohydrolase, which translates to MQQGDAVRASTHVAPPPDPGKAAADAAAAGFSALLDKLQYLDEASRERVRQAYRYADHAHLGQLRNSGEPYITHPIAVASLCADWKLDAEALMAALLHDALEDCGVTKADLVEHFGSPVAELVDGLTKLDKLKFNTREEGQSESFRKMLLAMARDVRVILIKLADRTHNMRTLGSAPRSKWGRIASETLEIYAPIAHRLGLNQTFRELQDLSFRHLHPWRYATLEKAISRSRSRRREVVQKVQAEVEAAFAQQGMAARLSGREKTLYGIYERMQARHLSFAKVVDLSGFRVVVPSVIDCYTAIGVLHQLYKPVPGKFTDHIAIAKANGYQSLHTTLVGPASLNVEFQVRTEEMHIVAEAGVAAHWLYNAQHKGSAHVQKLGTRWLQSLLDIQDETRDATEFWEHVKVDLFPDAVYVFTPRGQIMALPSGTTVVDFAYAIHSDVGDHTVAAQVNHQLVPLRTELKNGDVVEIMTSPEAAPNPAWLGFVKSGRARSKIRLYLKTLAQKESVALGEKLLAQALRAEGVQRLPDAASQAALWEKLLRFTGHRTREELLSDVGVGKRVARIVAGRIVALLAEEGTRPDILLLTRERYGSEDSLSQGGVLLDGSERATVQYAKCCHPVPGDAVVGYLGRGEGLMVHHAQCEVARELQRKDAERFISVDWADETTRNFEVAIAVTVDNHKGVLARVAAELANCEADIVHMDMDDAVGGTTELRFIVSVRNLAHVEAILRNLRRLSMMVKAERMFRPR; encoded by the coding sequence ATGCAACAGGGCGACGCGGTGCGTGCTTCGACACACGTGGCGCCCCCCCCCGATCCGGGCAAGGCGGCCGCCGACGCTGCAGCGGCCGGCTTCTCGGCCCTGCTGGACAAGCTGCAATACTTGGACGAAGCCTCGCGCGAGCGCGTGCGCCAGGCCTACCGCTATGCCGACCACGCCCACCTCGGGCAATTGCGCAACAGCGGCGAGCCCTACATCACCCACCCGATTGCGGTGGCAAGCCTGTGCGCCGACTGGAAGCTTGATGCCGAGGCGCTGATGGCCGCGCTGCTGCACGACGCGCTGGAAGACTGCGGCGTGACCAAGGCCGATCTGGTGGAGCATTTCGGCAGCCCGGTGGCCGAACTGGTAGATGGCCTGACCAAGCTGGACAAGCTCAAGTTCAACACCCGCGAAGAGGGCCAGTCCGAGTCGTTTCGCAAGATGCTGCTGGCCATGGCGCGCGATGTGCGCGTCATCCTCATCAAGCTTGCGGACCGCACGCACAACATGCGCACCCTGGGCAGTGCCCCGCGCAGCAAGTGGGGCCGCATCGCCTCGGAAACGCTGGAAATCTACGCGCCTATCGCCCACCGGCTGGGCCTGAACCAGACCTTTCGCGAACTGCAGGACTTGTCGTTTCGCCATCTGCACCCCTGGCGCTACGCGACGCTGGAAAAAGCCATCTCGCGCTCGCGCAGTCGCCGCCGCGAGGTAGTCCAGAAGGTGCAGGCCGAGGTCGAGGCGGCGTTTGCCCAGCAGGGCATGGCTGCGCGCCTGTCCGGGCGCGAAAAGACGCTCTACGGCATCTATGAGCGCATGCAGGCGCGTCACCTGAGCTTTGCCAAGGTGGTGGATTTGTCGGGTTTTCGCGTGGTCGTGCCCAGCGTGATCGACTGCTACACCGCGATTGGCGTGCTGCACCAGCTCTACAAGCCGGTGCCGGGCAAGTTCACCGACCACATCGCGATTGCCAAGGCCAATGGCTACCAGTCGCTGCACACCACGCTGGTCGGGCCGGCCAGCCTGAACGTGGAGTTCCAGGTGCGCACCGAGGAGATGCACATCGTCGCCGAAGCGGGCGTCGCCGCGCACTGGCTCTACAACGCCCAGCACAAGGGCAGCGCGCACGTGCAAAAGCTGGGCACGCGCTGGCTGCAGTCGCTGCTCGACATCCAGGACGAGACGCGCGACGCGACCGAGTTCTGGGAACACGTCAAGGTCGATCTGTTTCCCGATGCGGTCTATGTCTTCACCCCGCGCGGGCAGATCATGGCCTTGCCCAGCGGCACCACGGTGGTGGATTTCGCGTATGCCATCCACAGCGACGTGGGCGACCACACCGTGGCGGCCCAGGTCAATCATCAGCTCGTGCCGCTGCGCACCGAGCTGAAGAACGGCGACGTGGTCGAGATCATGACCTCGCCCGAGGCCGCGCCCAACCCCGCCTGGCTGGGCTTCGTGAAGTCGGGGCGCGCGCGCTCCAAGATCCGCCTCTACCTCAAGACCCTGGCGCAGAAGGAATCGGTGGCGCTCGGCGAGAAACTGCTCGCCCAGGCGCTGCGTGCCGAAGGCGTGCAGCGCCTGCCCGACGCCGCAAGCCAGGCAGCGCTGTGGGAGAAGCTGCTGCGCTTTACCGGCCATCGCACGCGCGAGGAGCTGCTCTCGGATGTGGGCGTGGGCAAGCGCGTGGCGCGCATCGTCGCCGGGCGCATCGTCGCGCTGCTGGCCGAAGAGGGCACGCGCCCCGATATCCTGCTGCTCACGCGCGAGCGTTACGGCTCGGAAGACAGCCTCTCGCAAGGGGGCGTGCTGCTCGATGGCAGCGAACGCGCCACGGTGCAGTACGCCAAGTGCTGCCATCCGGTGCCGGGCGATGCCGTGGTCGGCTACCTCGGGCGCGGCGAAGGCCTGATGGTGCACCACGCCCAGTGCGAGGTGGCGCGCGAGCTGCAGCGCAAGGACGCCGAGCGCTTCATCTCGGTGGACTGGGCCGATGAGACCACGCGCAACTTCGAGGTGGCGATTGCGGTCACGGTGGACAACCACAAGGGCGTGCTCGCGCGCGTCGCGGCCGAACTCGCCAACTGCGAGGCCGACATCGTGCACATGGACATGGACGATGCGGTCGGCGGCACGACCGAGCTGCGCTTCATCGTCTCGGTGCGCAACCTCGCGCACGTCGAGGCGATTTTGCGCAATCTGCGCCGCCTGAGCATGATGGTCAAGGCCGAGCGGATGTTTCGCCCGCGCTGA
- the gmk gene encoding guanylate kinase — translation MDYPGNLFVVSAPSGAGKSSLVNALMELDALVSHSVSHTTRTPRGQEKDGREYHFVSVQQFDAMVQADAFVEWAKVHGNRYGTSRRSIEERISRGGDVILEIDYQGAAQIKRAFANAVLVFVLPPSLEELHARLLRRGEDSPEVIEQRLANAVQEMAQVEKFDFVIINEIFERALFDLKTIVHAQRLKVAAQRRARADTFKSLHLN, via the coding sequence ATGGATTACCCCGGGAATTTGTTTGTGGTTTCAGCCCCCAGCGGGGCGGGCAAGTCGAGTCTGGTCAATGCGCTGATGGAGCTCGACGCGCTGGTTTCGCACTCCGTCTCGCACACCACGCGCACGCCGCGCGGGCAGGAAAAGGACGGGCGGGAATACCACTTCGTGTCGGTGCAGCAGTTCGACGCCATGGTGCAGGCGGACGCCTTCGTCGAATGGGCCAAGGTGCACGGCAACCGCTACGGCACCTCGCGGCGCAGCATCGAGGAGCGCATCTCGCGCGGCGGCGACGTTATTCTGGAGATCGACTACCAGGGCGCGGCCCAGATCAAGCGGGCTTTTGCCAACGCCGTGCTGGTCTTCGTGCTGCCGCCCAGCCTGGAGGAGTTGCATGCGCGCCTGCTGCGCCGCGGCGAAGACAGCCCCGAAGTCATAGAGCAGCGCCTGGCCAATGCGGTGCAGGAAATGGCCCAGGTCGAAAAATTCGACTTCGTTATAATCAACGAGATTTTCGAGCGTGCGCTTTTCGACCTGAAGACCATCGTGCACGCACAGCGCCTGAAAGTGGCCGCGCAGCGACGCGCACGGGCCGATACTTTCAAATCCCTGCACCTGAACTGA
- a CDS encoding PP2C family serine/threonine-protein phosphatase: protein MKFSVFQLSRQGGRATNEDRMGYAYTRDACLFVLADGMGGHPQGEVAAQIAIQTAALKFQNEAKPTLPDVGAFLSSVVMVAHEQILRYAAARGMADAPRTTLAVAIVQDGQVRWVHCGDSRVYLVRNSKLLARTRDHSYRELRDAMGTTDAVNRNVLFTCLGSPARPMYDVSNAMTLDSGDRIMLCSDGLWDALDDKAIVQVLSHQRVSQAVPTLVEMALRKAGGNSDNVTAVAMQWETPGIPDATEGEAVDTGTDDTFASTIQTDEFETGDNFLDEEAIERSIAEINETIRRTAARKAQG, encoded by the coding sequence ATGAAATTTTCCGTCTTCCAACTCAGCCGCCAGGGCGGCCGCGCCACCAACGAAGACCGCATGGGCTACGCCTACACGCGCGATGCCTGCCTGTTCGTGCTGGCCGACGGCATGGGCGGCCACCCGCAGGGCGAGGTGGCGGCGCAGATCGCCATCCAGACTGCCGCGCTCAAGTTCCAGAACGAGGCCAAGCCCACGCTGCCCGACGTCGGCGCCTTCCTCTCCAGCGTGGTGATGGTCGCGCACGAGCAGATCCTGCGCTACGCCGCCGCGCGCGGCATGGCCGACGCACCGCGCACCACGCTGGCCGTGGCGATCGTGCAGGACGGGCAGGTGCGCTGGGTGCACTGCGGCGATTCGCGCGTCTATCTGGTGCGCAACAGCAAGCTGCTGGCGCGCACGCGCGACCACTCCTACCGCGAGCTGCGCGACGCCATGGGCACGACGGACGCGGTCAACCGCAACGTGCTCTTCACCTGCCTGGGCTCGCCCGCCCGGCCGATGTACGACGTCTCCAACGCCATGACGCTCGATAGTGGCGACCGCATCATGCTGTGCTCCGACGGCCTGTGGGATGCGCTCGACGACAAGGCCATCGTGCAGGTGCTGTCGCACCAGCGCGTGAGCCAGGCGGTGCCGACGCTGGTGGAGATGGCGCTGCGCAAGGCCGGCGGCAACAGCGACAACGTGACCGCCGTGGCCATGCAGTGGGAAACCCCGGGCATCCCTGACGCCACCGAGGGCGAAGCAGTGGACACCGGCACCGACGACACCTTTGCCTCTACCATCCAGACCGACGAATTCGAGACCGGCGACAACTTCCTCGACGAGGAAGCGATCGAGCGCTCGATCGCCGAAATCAACGAAACCATACGGCGCACCGCCGCGCGCAAGGCCCAGGGCTGA
- the rph gene encoding ribonuclease PH, with product MSKTYSRSGGRAFDALRPVRITRHYTMHAEGSVLIEFGATRVLCTASVEDKVPPHKRGSGEGWVTAEYGMLPRATNTRGAREAAKGKQSGRTQEIQRLIGRSLRAVFDLQGLGERTITLDCDVLQADGGTRTAAITGAWVAAHDAVATLLQAGALSKTPITGAVAAISVGMVQGTPLLDLEYVEDSACDTDMNIVMTGAGQFVEIQGTAEGVSFSRAELDELLRLGELGITELLALQQQSLSI from the coding sequence ATGAGCAAGACCTACAGCCGCAGCGGCGGCCGCGCTTTTGACGCCTTGCGCCCGGTGCGCATCACCCGCCACTACACCATGCATGCCGAAGGTTCGGTGCTGATCGAGTTCGGCGCAACCAGGGTGTTGTGCACCGCATCGGTCGAAGACAAGGTACCGCCGCACAAACGCGGCAGCGGCGAAGGCTGGGTGACGGCCGAATACGGCATGCTGCCGCGCGCCACCAACACCCGCGGTGCGCGCGAAGCCGCCAAGGGCAAGCAAAGCGGGCGCACGCAGGAGATCCAGCGCCTGATCGGGCGCAGCCTGCGCGCGGTGTTTGACCTGCAAGGGCTGGGCGAGCGCACCATCACCCTGGACTGCGACGTGCTGCAAGCCGACGGCGGCACGCGCACCGCGGCCATCACCGGCGCCTGGGTAGCGGCGCACGACGCCGTGGCCACGCTGCTGCAAGCCGGCGCACTCAGCAAAACGCCTATCACCGGGGCCGTGGCCGCGATCTCGGTAGGCATGGTGCAAGGCACACCGCTGCTCGATCTGGAATACGTCGAGGACTCGGCCTGCGACACCGACATGAACATCGTCATGACCGGGGCCGGCCAGTTCGTGGAAATCCAGGGCACGGCCGAAGGCGTGAGCTTCTCCCGCGCCGAACTCGATGAACTGCTGCGGCTGGGCGAACTGGGCATCACCGAGTTGCTTGCACTGCAGCAGCAATCACTCTCAATTTGA
- the rpoZ gene encoding DNA-directed RNA polymerase subunit omega, with product MARITVEDCLEHIPNRFQLVLAATYRARMLSQGHAPKIESRNKPGVTALREIAAGKVGLEMLKKVPG from the coding sequence ATGGCCCGCATTACCGTGGAAGACTGCCTTGAGCACATTCCCAATCGTTTCCAGCTCGTGCTTGCCGCCACCTACCGCGCGCGCATGCTCAGCCAGGGCCACGCCCCCAAGATCGAAAGCCGCAACAAGCCCGGCGTGACCGCGCTGCGCGAGATCGCCGCTGGCAAGGTGGGCCTGGAGATGCTGAAAAAAGTCCCGGGCTGA